Proteins from one Chiloscyllium punctatum isolate Juve2018m chromosome 4, sChiPun1.3, whole genome shotgun sequence genomic window:
- the ap5m1 gene encoding AP-5 complex subunit mu-1 isoform X2, which yields MTELDKNFVEHRDSCCRINRTSVYEIAIGDGVLWPVLVMTQNAILYACLPLVEQSLTPRPPLISLRGISPAFALLSGLMTFLNMTQRSEPEITNKMTQISAMLMHACPLGTPTDTDFGLMQTLSGSFVPQNPMSSVQAQKQPAWKPGIYKGKPQVNVCVTEQIRSMQYDKNDVIDVWQEYGTVTCKCDLEGILPTVTVSLNLPINGSPLQDILVHPCVSAVDSTILTFNSVDDVDDSLFNGPYKFPFTPPLDVFKLCYYTSQVPIPPILGSYQMKEEEQNLKITVNLKLHESVKNGFEYCEAHIPFFNRGPIVHAECKVNHGQLEVSREKSLLVWVLGQKFPKSLEVSLTGIVMFPEFGISNHSAQLTDPFCTGLTAYVKLYFRIPDYTLTGCYVDQHSIQVYSSAKPRIITSRELLSSEYYIWNSKGDAPVASRPLVSLRNWE from the exons ATGACTGAACTGGATAAGAACTTTGTGGAGCACAGAGATAGTTGTTGCAGAATAAACAGGACATCTGTTTATGAAATTGCAATAGGAGATGGTGTTCTTTGGCCTGTTCTTGTAATGACACAAAATGCTATCCTCTATGCTTGTCTACCTTTAGTCGAACAGTCTTTGACTCCCCGTCCGCCATTAATTTCTCTACGTGGAATATCCCCTGCATTTGCTCTACTATCAGGGTTAATGACCTTTTTAAACATGACACAAAGAAGTGAACCAGAAATTACTAATAAAATGACGCAGATCTCTGCAATGTTAATGCACGCTTGTCCGTTAGGGACTCCAACAGATACTGACTTTGGATTGATGCAGACACTGTCTGGCAGCTTTGTACCTCAGAATCCGATgtcttcagtgcaggcacaaaaACAACCAGCTTGGAAGCCTGGTATATACAAAGGAAAGCCACAAGTTAATGTCTGTGTCACTGAACAGATTAGATCTATGCAATATGACAAGAATGACGTCATTGACGTATGGCAGGAGTATGGAACTGTAACATGTAAG TGCGATCTAGAAGGAATACTGCCCACTGTTACAGTAAGCCTGAATCTACCAATCAATGGCTCTCCTCTACAGGATATTCTTGTGCATCCGTGTGTCAGTGCcgttgattccactatcctcaCATTTAACAGTGTTGATGATGTGGACGATTCATTGTTTAATGGACCATATAAATTCCCTTTCACACCACCATTAGATGTATTCAAACTCTGCTACTACACGTCCCAG GTACCGATCCCTCCAATTCTTGGTTCCTATCAAATGAAAGAAGAGGAGCAAAATTTAAAGATTACAGTTAATCTGAAACTACATGAAAGTGTCAAAAATGGATTTGAATATTGTGAAGCACATATTCCCTTTTTCAACAG GGGTCCAATAGTACATGCTGAGTGTAAGGTGAACCATGGGCAACTGGAGGTGTCACGGGAGAAAAGCTTGCTGGTCTGGGTCCTCG GTCAGAAATTCCCTAAATCTTTGGAAGTATCTTTAACTGGTATTGTAATGTTCCCTGAATTTGGCATATCAAACCATTCAGCACAGCTAACTGATCCATTCTGCACTGGCCTTACTGCATATGTTAAG CTTTACTTTCGAATACCAGATTATACACTGACAGGTTGTTATGTGGATCAACATTCTATACAAGTGTATTCATCAGCAAAACCCAGAATCATCACAT
- the ap5m1 gene encoding AP-5 complex subunit mu-1 isoform X1, translated as MSVRAIWLLGLEKGTTSVKLSRRYPTVEKRARNFNGKSYTELPEDKIFLNALLTELDMTELDKNFVEHRDSCCRINRTSVYEIAIGDGVLWPVLVMTQNAILYACLPLVEQSLTPRPPLISLRGISPAFALLSGLMTFLNMTQRSEPEITNKMTQISAMLMHACPLGTPTDTDFGLMQTLSGSFVPQNPMSSVQAQKQPAWKPGIYKGKPQVNVCVTEQIRSMQYDKNDVIDVWQEYGTVTCKCDLEGILPTVTVSLNLPINGSPLQDILVHPCVSAVDSTILTFNSVDDVDDSLFNGPYKFPFTPPLDVFKLCYYTSQVPIPPILGSYQMKEEEQNLKITVNLKLHESVKNGFEYCEAHIPFFNRGPIVHAECKVNHGQLEVSREKSLLVWVLGQKFPKSLEVSLTGIVMFPEFGISNHSAQLTDPFCTGLTAYVKLYFRIPDYTLTGCYVDQHSIQVYSSAKPRIITSRELLSSEYYIWNSKGDAPVASRPLVSLRNWE; from the exons ATGAGTGTTCGTGCGATTTGGCTGCTGGGGCTCGAAAAGGGAACAACATCTGTGAAATTGTCGAG ACGATATCCAACTGTTGAAAAAAGAGCCCGAAATTTCAATGGGAAAAGCTATACAGAGCTACCAGAAGACAAGATCTTCCTCAATGCACTGTTAACAGAGCTTGATATGACTGAACTGGATAAGAACTTTGTGGAGCACAGAGATAGTTGTTGCAGAATAAACAGGACATCTGTTTATGAAATTGCAATAGGAGATGGTGTTCTTTGGCCTGTTCTTGTAATGACACAAAATGCTATCCTCTATGCTTGTCTACCTTTAGTCGAACAGTCTTTGACTCCCCGTCCGCCATTAATTTCTCTACGTGGAATATCCCCTGCATTTGCTCTACTATCAGGGTTAATGACCTTTTTAAACATGACACAAAGAAGTGAACCAGAAATTACTAATAAAATGACGCAGATCTCTGCAATGTTAATGCACGCTTGTCCGTTAGGGACTCCAACAGATACTGACTTTGGATTGATGCAGACACTGTCTGGCAGCTTTGTACCTCAGAATCCGATgtcttcagtgcaggcacaaaaACAACCAGCTTGGAAGCCTGGTATATACAAAGGAAAGCCACAAGTTAATGTCTGTGTCACTGAACAGATTAGATCTATGCAATATGACAAGAATGACGTCATTGACGTATGGCAGGAGTATGGAACTGTAACATGTAAG TGCGATCTAGAAGGAATACTGCCCACTGTTACAGTAAGCCTGAATCTACCAATCAATGGCTCTCCTCTACAGGATATTCTTGTGCATCCGTGTGTCAGTGCcgttgattccactatcctcaCATTTAACAGTGTTGATGATGTGGACGATTCATTGTTTAATGGACCATATAAATTCCCTTTCACACCACCATTAGATGTATTCAAACTCTGCTACTACACGTCCCAG GTACCGATCCCTCCAATTCTTGGTTCCTATCAAATGAAAGAAGAGGAGCAAAATTTAAAGATTACAGTTAATCTGAAACTACATGAAAGTGTCAAAAATGGATTTGAATATTGTGAAGCACATATTCCCTTTTTCAACAG GGGTCCAATAGTACATGCTGAGTGTAAGGTGAACCATGGGCAACTGGAGGTGTCACGGGAGAAAAGCTTGCTGGTCTGGGTCCTCG GTCAGAAATTCCCTAAATCTTTGGAAGTATCTTTAACTGGTATTGTAATGTTCCCTGAATTTGGCATATCAAACCATTCAGCACAGCTAACTGATCCATTCTGCACTGGCCTTACTGCATATGTTAAG CTTTACTTTCGAATACCAGATTATACACTGACAGGTTGTTATGTGGATCAACATTCTATACAAGTGTATTCATCAGCAAAACCCAGAATCATCACAT